The following DNA comes from Kaistia sp. 32K.
AGACCGGGCGCCAGCGAATCGACAAATGGCTCTGGTACGCCCGCCTCGCCAAAAGCCGCTCGATCGCCCAGAAGCTGGTGACCGGCGGCAAGGTCCGCGTCAACCGCGACAAGATCGACGCGTCGAGCCGCCTCGTGCGGCCCGGCGACGTTCTCACCATCGCCTTCGAGCGCCAGGTGCGGGTGATCAAGGTCCTCGATCCCGGCACGCGCCGGGGTCCGGCGCCGGAAGCCCAGCTGCTCTACGAGGATGTGACGCCGCCGGCTCCGATCTCGCCATCCGCCCAGCCGCTGCAGCGCGGCGGACCGCGACCGACCAAGCGCGACCGCCGCGCGCTGGATGCGTTCCATTCCGGAACGTCCGGGGACGGCGGAGAGACTTTTCCATCCGACGACGAAGATTGAGAAAACCCGTTCTGCCGAAGCGGGCGATTGCGGCATCCACGATCCTTGCACCGTCCCGCCAAAGCGTTTACCCATCCGGCGTCGGCGAGCCTGGAACGTGTTCGCCGTTCCGAGGAGACGATCGTGCCCTATGTCGTGACCGACAACTGTATCCGCTGCAAGTACACGGATTGCGTCGAGGTATGTCCGGTGGACTGCTTCTACGAGGGCGAAAACATGCTCGTCATCCATCCGGACGAATGCATCGACTGCGGCGTCTGCGAGCCGGAATGCCCGGCCGAGGCGATCAAGCCGGACACCGAGCCGGGCCTCGAGCAGTGGCTGAAGCTCAACGCCGAATATGCCGAGAAGTGGCCGAACATCACCGTCCGCAAGGATGCGCTGCCCGAAGCGGCCGAGTTCGACGGTGTGCCCAACAAGCTCGAAGGGCATTTTTCCGAGGCGCCCGGCGAGGGCGACTGACGGGAACAACCGGCGGGGCGCGATTCGCGCCCGAATCCCGGACGAGGATTCCGGCACGCGGCGCCTTCACGGCGCTGCGACCGCAATGCTTTGATTTTTGGGTATTTTGTGATATATATATCTGACAGTCGGTGACCACCTACGGCGTAACCGCACCTTTTGGCGTTTCGTTCGTGAACAACCCACAGCATTGACACGATAAACCGTGCTGACGCGACTAGCGCGCGACGGCAAGGGGATCGTCGGCAATGCCGTGCACGCGCGCGGACGTCCTGCAGGTGACAAGCGTCTTCCTGATCGGCTGACAAGCGGAATGAGCGGACCCGACCGGTTCGCCTCCGGGGCTCGCTTGCCCCGGAACCGGGTCGGAGTCGCATTTGCCATGGATGAGACGGGGAATCGTCAAAATCCGGCCTTTGGCTTGGCGAGCCGGGCCCGCCAATTTAACGGAGTTAATACGCGTATGGCCACCCTCAAGAAGACCACTCTGCGTTCCGATTTCAAGACCGGCGAGCACATCGTCTATCCGGCGCATGGCGTCGGTGAGATTGTCGGTATCGAAGAGCAGGAAGTGGCCGGCATCAAGCTTGAGCTCTTCGTGATCGCGTTCGAGAAAGACAAGATGAAGCTGCGCGTCCCCGTCGCGAAGGCGACGACGGTCGGCATGCGCAAGCTTTCCGATGCGACCACCGTGAAGAAGGCACTCGAGACCATTCGTGGCCGCGCCCGCGTCAAGCGCACCATGTGGAGCCGTCGTGCCCAGGAATACGAAGCGAAGATCAATTCCGGCGACCTGATCCAGATCTCCGAAGTTGTCCGCGATCTCTACCGCTCCGACACGCAGCCCGAGCAGTCCTACAGCGAGCGCCAGCTCTATGAGGCCGCTCTCGACCGCATGTCGCGCGAAATCGCGGCGGTGAGCGAGATCTCCGAGACGGAAGCCGTCCGCCAGATCGAGCAGAACCTCGCCAAGAGCCCGAAGCGCGGCGGCAAGGCCGACGAAGAAGTCGCAGCCGAAGTCGACAGCGACGACGAGACGCACGACGAGGCCGCATAAGGCGCCGGGGCCCACGGCCCCGCCTCTGCGAACTCACTGATTCTACAGGGAACGCCCGGCCTCCGCCGGGCGTTTTTCTTTTGGGCGACCACCAGACGCGAGGGTGTTCACGCGGGCTTCCCGTTCGCATCACACCAATGTGTCGCCCATTCTTTGAACCCGATCGTATGGTTGGGGCTTAGCTGGATACGGGGCTGCAAAAAAACGGGAGCGGTCGGATGGGCACGTCGACAATCTCCGGGCGACGATTCGTCAAGGCGGCGATGCAGGCGCCCTATCTGGAGCGGGACGAAGAGCACGACCTGGCGGTGCGCTGGCGCGAGGTCAAGGACCAGGCCGCGCTGCACCGGCTGACGGCATCGCACATGCGCCTCGTCATCGCGCTCGCGGCCCGCTTTCGTCATTTCGGGCTGCCGATGAGCGACCTGATCCAGGAAGGCCATGTCGGTCTGCTGGAAGCGGCCGCCCGCTTCGAGCCGGACCGCGAGGTCCGCTTCTCGACCTATGCCACCTGGTGGATCCGCGCCTCGATCCAGGACTACATCCTGCGCAACTGGTCGATCGTGCGCGGCGGCACCAGCTCGACGCAGAAGGCGCTGTTCTTCAACCTGCGCCGGCTGCGCGCCAAGTTGTCGCAGGGCTCGGTCGCCGTCCCCAACCAGCAGATCTATCAGCAGATTGCGGTCGCCGTCGGCGTGACCGCGCAGGACGTGGCGCTGATGGATGCCCGCCTGTCCGGCTCGGACACCTCGCTGAATGCGCCGGTGCACGATACGGAATCCTCGACCTCGGATCGCCAGGACTTCCTGGTCGACGAGATGCCGCTTCCCGACCAGATGGTCGGCGAGGTCATCGATACCGAACGGCGGGTGACGTGGCTGAACGAGGCGATGCTCGCTCTGTCGGATCGCGAGGCGCGGATCGTGCGCGAACGGCGCCTGCGCGAGGAAGGCGCGACACTGGAATCGCTCGGCGAGACGCTCGGCATCTCCAAGGAGCGCGTCCGGCAGATCGAGAGCCGCGCCATCGAGAAGCTGAAGGCGGCGCTGCTGCGCGACCACCCCGACCGCGCGACCTTCGTGTGAAGTCGCCAGCGCCGTCGTCCTTTTCCCCCAGGCTGCCTTCTCAGCCTCCGACCATCATCCTGAGGTGCCCGGCAAAGCCGGGCCTCGAAGGAGGGTCCAGGGAACGCCCCTCTGCAATCGGGATTGCCACGCTGGATCCTCCTTCGAGGCTTCGCTCACGCGAAGCACCTCAGGATGATGGCGGAGTTCTGCAAAGCTCAGCAGTTTGGACAGCCGCCCGCCACCTCAAGAACCATCCAGGCCCCGATTTGGAATTATGGGCCGAATTCTGAGGAGGCTTGCCCGGCGTGCCGTCTTGAAGCACCCATGGCCTGAGAGCAGCGGTTCGACCGCTCTGCGTGCTTCGAGACGGCCCCTTCGGGCCTCCTCAGCATGATGAGGGGGTCACGGAACATCTCCCGGACCGCCCAGACGCCCCTACGCCGTCCAGACTTCCGGCCGGGCCTCGCCGAGGCCGAGTTCGGCGAGATATTCCTCGATCACCGTCACCACCAGCTTGTGATCCTCGACCTGCGGCAGGCCGGAGACGGTCGCCGTGCCGACCATGCCGACCTTGTCGACGAGGATCGGGAACGAGCCGCCATGGGCGAGGTACTTCCTCGGGTCGACCGCATGGGCGGTGGCGAAATCGACGCCCTTCTGCCGAGCCCGCTCGCCCATGTAGAAGGAGGAATGGCCGTAGCGGCGGACGACCGCCGTCTTGCCGGCGACCCAGAATTCGTTGTCGGCCGAGGTGCCGGCGAGCGCGCAGTAATAGATCCGCTGTTCGCCGCGCGCGATCTCGACCGCGACCGAGAGCCCGTCGCGCCGCGCCCGCTCGATGATGCGCGTGCCGAGCTCGATCGCCGTGTCGTTGTCGAAACGATCGAAGACCAAGCGCCGCTCCTGGTCGAGCAGTTCCTGCAGCAAACCCGGATCGTCGCTCATGTCGTCAGCCCCCTCTGTCGGCGCGTCGCGCGCTATGCCAACGGCATCGCATCCGGCAGGGGCATCGTCAATCGGGACGCGTTCGGGGGACCGGCCGATCAGCCGGCTTCGATCTCGGCGCCGGCGCGCAACGTGTTGCTGACGGTGCAGATCGTCTCGGCCGCCTCGATCAGCTGGGCCTTCTTCGCCGCGTCGAGCGGCCCGTCGATCGTCACGGTGGTCACGAAGCGCGCGACGCGCGACGGCGCCTCATCGGCCTTCTCCGGAATCACCCGCACGTTCACCCGGTCAATCTGATCGAGCCAGCCCTCGCCGCGCGCGGCGATCTGGACGCTGAGGACGATGCAGGAGGAGAGCGAGGCCGCCATCAGGTCGAGCGGATTGAACCCTTCGGCCGAAGGCCGCGTCACCACCGAAAGCCGTCCGCCCGTCTCGCTCGTGACTTCGGGGAGGCTGTCCCGGTCCGCCGAGGCCGTGGCGCCCACGGCCCGGCTCCTGATCGTCGCATTCATGCTCTGTCCTCGAAGCAACCGCCGGCCCGAAGCCGGCGGTCATCGAGTGCTACAGCCACGGCCAATAGGCAAGCGTCCAGACGATGTCGGAGGTCGCGTCATCGTCGTCGGCCTTGTCGGGATCGCGCGTCTCGACGGCGGGATTTACGGGGGTGGCAACCCGTTCGGTCTTCGGATCGGCAGCTCGAAAGAACGAGAGAAAACGGGGAAGCTCGGAAGCAACGTGGTTGGCCAGTGTCATCGGGTTTCTCCGAAATATGCGCCGCAGAAGCAGGAACCGGCACGTCTCCGTCGTTGGTGGCCAGTGCTGGAACGCTCCGACCAGAACCGAGACTTCCCGAATTGGAACCGGCTGTCAACAAACCCGACTTGTTCGATCGTGTATGTCTACAACCGGCATGCGGCAAGCGGTTGATCCGTTAAGGGGATTTTCACCATGCCCTCGGCATCGAACAGAAAGCCTTCCCTAGCGTCATTCCCGCGTAGGCGGGGATGCCTGCAGCCGGATTTCGGACCGCGATCACCTCCCGATGGCACGGCTGGATGGATCCCGGCTCGGAGGCCGGGATGACGGCGAGCGTGGGCAACGGGAGACGCGGAACACCGCGAGCCCTCAACAAAAAAGCGCCGCGAACCCTGGGGCTCGCGGCGCTGGATCCGTCACGGATGTAGAGGCGATCAGCCCTTCATCTTCTCCTGGAACGTCGAGAGGTGCTTCTGCTGCGCCTCGATCATCTTCTCGCGATAGATGCCGTAGATCACGTCGGTGTCGTGCAGCGTCACGCCCTCGATGGTCGGCGAGGCGAAGACCGGCAGCTCGACGCCCTTCTTCGACAGCTGGTCCGCGGTGCGCGCGATCAGCTCATGCGTCAGGATCATGGCGAGGACCGTCGACGAGCCCGAGACCGGGCGGCTCCAGCCCTCGATCGGGACGATCGCGTCCTCGACCGGCGAGTTGGTGTCGATGACGACGTCGGCGACGTCCTTCAGCCGCTTGCCGGACGAGTGCTTGGCCGGCTTGTCGTTCGCCTTCGAGGTGATGGCGACGACGAACAGGCCGCGCGCCTTGGCGTAGAGCGCCGTCTCGATGCCGGCCGAGTTGGTGCCGGAATGCGAGTAGATGATGATGGAATCGCCGGCATTCAGCGGCTGGTGGTCGAGGAACTTGTCGATGTAGTTCTCGGTCCGCTCCAGCCAGAGCAGTTCGCGCACGCCGCCGGCGCCGAGCACGTTGTGCCACATCACGCGCGGGTCGGTCAGCGGGTTGAAGCCGACATAGGAGCCGTAGCGCGGGAAGGCTTCCTGGGTCGGCAGCACCGAATGGCCCGAGCCGAACAGATGGACCAGGCCGCCCTTCGCCAGCGTCTCGGAGAAGCGCTGCGCCGCCTCGCTGAGCGCCGCGTCATTGGCGGAACCGGCCTTCTCGATCAGCTGGATCAGGCGGTGCAGATAGAAATCGGACATCAATGGTCTCCCTGGGTGATTTCGTGATGGCAAAGTCGAACGGGGCTAGATCCGCAGGGTGGAGCGGATCTCGTAGCGGTCGCCCCGCATGATCGAGAGGGTGAATTCGAACGGCCCGCGCGGGTCGACGGCGAGGCGCTCGACGATGAAGGCGGGGCTGCCGGCCTCGATTTCGAGCAGCTCGGCATCCTCCGGCCCGACGGCGCCGACGCGATAGATCTCCGTCGCCTCGAACGGCTTGATGCCGTAGCGCCGCTCGATCTGGGCGTAGAGCGAGCTGCCGGAAAGATCCTCGTCGAGCAGGCCGGGCACGCGGTCGAGGCGCAGATGCGCCGTCTGCACGCCGATCGGCGAGCCATTGCCGAGACGCAGCCGGCGGACCATGGCGACGGGCTCGCCCTCCTCGATCTCCAGCGCCGCCGCGACGCGGGGGCTCGCCGGCACGATCTCCTGCGCCAGCATGCGCGAGCCGACGGAGAGGCCCAGCGCCGCCATTTCGTCGGTGAAGCTGGTCAGGCCGCGCGCGCCGGCGACGACGGTGGCGCTGCGCACGAAGGTGCCGCGCCCATGTTCGCGCCGGAGCAGGCCGAGCGCCTCGAGATTTCGCAGCGCATGGCGCACCGTGATGCGGCTGACACCGAGCAGCTCGCACAGCCGGTCCTCGGCCGGGATCTGGGATCCGGCCGGCCATTCGCCCGCCTCGATGCGGGCGCGGATGGCGCGCTCGGCCTGGTGCCAGAGCGGCTCCGGCCGGCGCCGGTCGAGGGATGTGATCAGTCCATCGTTCATCGGACCCTCCACCATTCGGCTCCCCGCGCCGCCGCGACCGCCGCGCCGACGAGGCCGGCTTGCGGGCCGAAGCGGCCGGGCCTGATTTCGATACTTCTAAGATGCGGCGGCAGGTGCCGCGTCAGCGCGGCACGAAGCGGCGGCCCGAGGACATCGATCGTCTCGGAGACACCACCAGCGAGCAGCACCGCCGCCGGATCGAGCAGCGCCACGGCGCCGGCGAGCGTGGTGCCGAGCGCCGTGCCGGCGGCATGGATGGCGAGGCTCGCCGGCCGGTCGCCCTGCCGCGCCGCCGCGATCAGCGCCGCGCCGTCGGCGAGCCCGATCTCGCGCGCCGCGCGGTCGAGCGCCCGGCCCGCCGCCTGCCGCTCCAGCCAGCCGGAGCGATCCTCGCCGGCATCGTCGACATCCGCCGAGGCCCAGCCGAAGGAGCAGGCACCGCCGCGGCTGCCGCGCACGATGCGGCCGCCGGCAAGCACCGACGAGCCGATGCCGGTGCCGATCGCGAGCAGGATCGCGTCGTCGAGCCCGCGCGCAGCACCCAGCCGCGCCTCGGCGAGCAGCGCCATCTGCGCGTCATTGCCGGCCGCGACCGGCGCGCCGGCGGGGGCGAGCAGTTCAGCGAGGTCGATGCCGTCGAGATGCGGCAGGTTCGGCACCCAGCGCGCGACCGTGCCCTCGACGAGGCCGGGAACGGTGATGCCGATGCCGACGAGCGGCTCCGCGCGGTTGCGCGTGGCGATCAGCGCCAGCACCTTTTCGCGCAGCGCTTCGGCGCTTTCCGGCGCCGGCCAGCGCTCGACCGCGTCGAGTTCGGAAGGCGCGTCGGCGCGGACGAAGCCGGCGCGCAGGCTGGTGCCGCCGAGATCGAGCGCCAGGACGTGGGAAAAGGTGGTCATTGTCCCGTCATCCCGGAGGCTGTGATGGTACGGACGAAGAAGCGCTGCAGGAACACGAACAGGATCAGCGGCGGCAGCACGGCGAGCGTCGCCCCGGCCATGACGAGGCCGGTATTGACGGCGGAGCGGTTGTAGGAGAGCAGCCGCGAGAGGCTGATCACGATCGGGTAGTTGTCGGAATTGCCCTGCAGCACGGTGAGCGGCCAGAGATAGCTGTTCCAGTGATAGACGAAGGCGAACAGCGCGAGCGCCGCCAGCGCCGGGGCGACGGCCGGCGCGACGATCCGGAACAGGATGCGGAACTCCGACGCGCCGTCGAGCCGCGCCGCTTCCAAGAGCTCGTCCGGCACGCCGGCGATGAACTGGCGCATCAGGAAGATGCCGAAGGCATTGGCGAGATTGGGCACGATGACGCCGGCGAGGCTGGCGTTGAGGCCGATCGTGCCGACCAGCCGATAGAGCGGGATCAGCGTCACGATCGGCGGCAGGAACATGGTCGCGATGGTGATCGCGAACAGAACCTCGCGATTGCGGAAGCGGTATTTGGCGAAGGCGTAGCCGGCCATCAAAGAGGTCAGGAGGATGCCGGCGGTGGTGATGCCGGCGATCACGGCCGAATTGGCGAAGGAGCGGCCGACGCGGATCAGCTCGTTGACCTTCTGGTAGGCGTCGAGCGAGGGCGTCTGCGGGATCCAGACCGGCGGCGTTTGCATCGCCTCGGCCGGGGTCTTCAGGCTCGACAGCACCATCCAGACGAGCGGGAAGGCCGAGGCGACGGCGATCGCGATCATCAGGAGATAGAGGAAGGCGCGCCAGCCGGTCACGCCGGCGCCCGTGGCGGGAAGGCGTCCCTGCGCGCTCATCGCCGATCCTCCCGACGCGCGAAGGCGAAGACGGCGGTGACCGTGATAACGAGCGCCAGGAGCAGCGTCACCGACATGGCCGAGCCGAGGCCGCCCTGGGCGCGCTCGATGCCGACGCGGCGGATGTGATAGGTCATGACATTGGTCGAACCGACCGGGCCGCCCTGGGTGATCAGCGCCACCGGCTCGAACACCTGCACGGCGTTGATCAGCGCGATCACGGCGGAGAAGAGCAGCGTCCGCTTCAGGAGCGGCAGCGTGATGAAGCCGAACAGCGCCGGCCCGCGCGCGCCATCCATCCGCGCCGCCTCGTAGATCGAGGTCGGGATCTGGGTGAGGCCGGCGATGATCAGGATGGTGAAATAGCCGACCTGCTGCCAGACGTTCAAAAGCACGATCGAGACCAGCGCCGTATCGGGCGAGGACAGCCAGGGCTGCGGGCCGATGCCGACAAGGGAAAGCAGCTGGTTGATCGGTCCCTCCGTCGGCGAATAGAGCTTTGAAAACACCAGCGCCACCGCGATCATCGGCACCATGTAGGTGGCGAACAGGATGGTGCGCAGCACGTTGGCGCCCTTGAGCTCGGCCTGGTGGATCAGCATGCCGAACACCACCGAAAGCGGCAGGATCAGCGCGATCGACATCGCCGAATAGAGCGCCGTGTTGAGCATCGCGCCCTTGAAGTCGCGCCCGACCGAGCTCGATCCGAAGATCTCGCGGAAATTGTCGAGGCCGACGAAGGTCGCTGTCGTGAACGGCGTCTGCGACGACCATTTGGTGAAGGCGAGCCACACGGTCAGCGCGATTGGCACCAGGATGAAGACGGCGAGCAGGCCCAGCCCCGGCGCGAGCATGGCGAAGGTCGATTTTCGAAGGCCGATCATGCGGGACTGTTTGCTCTGTTCATGACTGCGATTTTGACGGCGGCCCCGACGGGCGGCCGCTGTCGGCTCCCTCTCCCGCTGGCGGGAGAGGGTCGGGGTGAAGGTCTTCCGGCGACGTCCGCTCAGCGGTGGGGACCTTAAAGCGAAGCAAGGCCCTCACCCCCGCCCTCTCCCACTGGCGTGGGCGAGGGAGCGATCGAGCCCTCCGCCGTCATCCCGGGTCAAGCCCGGGATGACGGCGTGGCGAGGCCCTACTGCGACGCCTTTTCGAGGATCGACGCGGCGTCGGCCTGCGCCGCGGCGGCGGCCTCGGCGGCCGTCTCCTTGCCGAACTGCACAGCCTCGATATGGCCCTGCAGCGATTCCGTGAATTCCTGGCCGCCGAGCACGGTCGGGAACGGCCGGGCTTCCGACAGCACGTCGACATAGCCGGCGAGGAACGGCGTCTTCAGCCGGTCGGCGAAGGCGGCGACGTCGGAGGTGCGCGACGGCAGGATGCCCATCGACTGCAGCAGGTCGCCCATGGCCGAGGCGCCGTTCTCGCCCGAGGTCGGGCCGTTGAACCAGGCGAGGAAGTCCCAGGCCGCCTTCTTCTCGGCGTCCGAGGCGCCGTCGGAGACGACGGTCATCCAGGAATAGGAGATCGAGTGCGGTCCGTCGCCCTTCGGGCCGACCGGGATCGGCGCGGTGGCGACGTCAGCGAAGCGGTCGCCCATGCCGGCCTTCAGCGCCGATTCCCACCAGTTCGCCATGATGATCATGCCGGTCTTGCCGGAGACGAAATTGTCGAGGAACGGACCGGTGGTGTTGGCGTCGGCCGTGCCCATGGTGGCGACCGAGGCGCCGGACTTGATCAGCTTCTCGTAGAGCTCGAACGTCGCCTTGGCGTTCTCGCTGTCGAGCTGCGGCTTGCCATCGACCACGAGCGCGCCGCCATTCGAGGCGAGCAGCGAGGCGAAGGGATGGACGACGCCCGCCGCCCAGGAGTTGATCATGCCGAAGCCCTGCTGGCCCTTGTCCTTGTTGGTCAGCTTCTCGGCGGCGGCGTAGAACTCGTCCCAGGTCTTCGGCGCTTCCTTGATGCCGGCTTCCTCGAACAGCTTCTTGTTGTAGTTCAGCGCGTAGACGTCGATCTCGTTCGGATAGCCGTAGACCGTGCCGCCGACGCTCGCGGCCGTCGCCACGCCGTTCGGCCAGTTGGTCTTGACGTCGGCGGCGTTCGCTTCCGGCGCGGCGTTGACGAGCTTGTCGCGCGCGAGTTCCGGCAGCCAGAGATCGTAGATGCCGGTGATCGTCGGCCCGCCGGCCTGGCCGGCCTGCGAGCGCAGCGTCGTCAGGAGGTCGCCGAACGGCACGGCGCGCACGTCCACCTTCACGCCCGGATGGTCCTTGGCATAGGTGGCGGCGGCGGCCTCGAGCTTGGCGACCGTCTCCGGCGGCCAATGCGTCAGGAACGACACGGTCACGTCTTCGGCCCAGGCAACGCTCGAGAAAGCGGCCATGGCGGAACCCAGAAACAAGCCCATCAACGGTCTGATCGTCACGGTACCCCTCCGTTCGAATGCCGACGGTCCGGCGGTGCGACCGGCCATCGTTCTGTTATGACGTAAGGACGTTATAATGACTTTAGCTAATCGGCAAGCCGCCAATTCCCCTCCGGCGGCGCCGACCGTGCCAGCACAGCATAACCGCTGAGTTCCGCAACGCCAGCCGAACGGCTGTCAGATCCGGGGCCCTCCGAAAAGGTATAATTTTGCGCGAAGCGCCCCATTCGCGAAATGCTCGGGCTTGCCCGATTCTCGCCTCGACGCCACATGTGGTGCACCGCTGCGACCGCGCCGAGTGGAGACCATTCATGACTGATCCGGCCGTTTCGACCCCGCTTCCCCGACCCGTTCGATCCAGCCTGGACCTGATCGGCCGGACGCCGATCGTCGAGCTGACGACCTTCGATACCGGCCCGTGCCGGCTGTTCGTCAAGCTGGAGAGCCAGAATCCCGGCGGCTCGATCAAGGACCGCATCGCGCTGTCGATGATTCGCGCCGCCGAGGCGGATGGCCGCCTGAAGCCGGGCGGCACCATCGTCGAGGCGACGGCCGGCAATACCGGCCTCGGCCTCGCCCAGGTGGCGCTGCCGAAGGGCTATCACCTGATCCTCGTCGTTCCCGACAAGATGTCGCGCGAGAAGGTGCAGCATCTGCGCGCCATCGGCGCCGACGTCCGCACCACCCGCTCCGATGTCGGCAAGGGTCATCCCGACTACTACCAGGACATGGGCGCGCGCATCGCCGAGGAGACCGGCGGCTTCTTCGTCAACCAGTTCGCCAATCCGGCCAATCCGCTGGCGCATGAGACGACGACCGGCCCCGAGATCTTCGAGCAGATGGACGGCAAGGTCGACGCGATCGTCGTCGGCGTCGGCTCCGGCGGCACGCTGACCGGCATCGGCCGCTATTTCAGATCGGCGTCGCCGGCGACCAAGATGGTGCTGGCCGACCCGAAGGGCTCGATCCTGGCGCCGCTGGTCACCACCGGCGAGACGATCGAACCGGGCAGCTGGGCCGTCGAGGGCATCGGCGAGGATTTCGTGCCGCCGAACTGCGACCTGTCGCTGGTCTCGGCCGCCTACACCATCTCGGACCGCGAAAGCATCGCGGCGGCGCGCGCCCTGCTCGCGCAGGAGGGGATCCTCGCCGGCTCGTCCTCCGGCACGCTGCTGGCGGCGGCGCTGCGCTATTGCCGCGAGCAGACGACGCCGCAGAACGTCGTCACCCTCGTCTGCGACAGCGGCAACAAATATCTCTCCAAGGTCTTCAACGACGTCTGGGTCGCCGAGCAGGGCCTGATCGAGAGGATTCGCCACGGCAATCTGCGCGACCTGGTGGCCCGCACCTACGCCGACGGCGCCACCGTCACCGTCGCGCCCGACGACACGCTGTCGACCGCCTATTCCCGCATGCGCTCGGCAGACGTCTCGCAGCTGCCGGTGATCGAGCATGGCAATCTGATCGGCCTGCTCGACGAGAGCGACGTGCTGAACGGCCTGCGCCGGCTCGGCCGCGAGGGCCGCGGCGATTTCGGCGCCTCGGTGCGCGAGACGATGGTGACGGCGCTGAACACGCTGCAGGCGGGCGAACCGATCGACGCGCTGCTGCCGGTGTTCGAGCGCGACGAGGTCGCCATCGTCATGGACGGCGACGAATTCGTCGGCCTGATAACCCGTATGGACCTGATCAATCATGAGAGGTTGGCGTTTTGAACAAGCCTGAGAAGACCAATCGACTTGCCTTCGAGACGCGAACCATCCACGGCGGCCAGAGTCACGATCCCCTGACGGGCGCCGTCATGGTGCCGATCTACGCCACCTCGACCTACGCGCAGGAGAGCCCCGGCGTTCACAAGGGCTTCGAATACGGCCGCTCGCAGAATCCGACCCGCTTCGCCTTCGAGCGCGCCGTCGCCGATCTCGAGAGCGGCACGGCCGGATTCGCCTTCGCCTCCGGCCTCGCCGCGATCGCGACGACGCTGGAGCTGCTCTCCGCCGGCGACCACATCATCGCGACCGACGATCTCTATGGCGGCACATTCCGCCTGCTCGACAAGGTGCGCAAGCGCACCGCCAATCTCGACGTCACCTTCGTCGACTTCACCGATCTGGCCGCCGTCGAGGCGGCGATCCGGCCGGAGACGAAGCTGCTCTGGGTCGAGACGCCGACCAACCCGCTGCTCCGCATCATCGATCTCGAGGCGGTGGCGACGCTCGCCAAGCGGCGCGGCCTGATCACGGTTGCCGACAATACCTTTGCCAGCCCCTATATCCAGCGGCCGCTGGAGTTCGGCATCGACATCGTCGTGCATTCGACCACCAAGTACCTGAACGGCCACTCCGACATGATCGGCGGTACGGTCGTGGTCGGCTCCAACCAGGCGATCGTCGACCAGATCCGCTTCCTGCAGAACGCGATCGGCGCCATCTCCGGCCCGTTCGACAGCTTCCTGGCGCTGCGCGGCCTGAAGACGCTGGCGCTCCGCATGCAGCGGCACTCGGAGAACGGCCTCGCCATCGCCAAGTGGCTGGAAGCGCGGCCGGACGTGAAGCGCGTCATCTATCCGGGCCTCGAAAGCCATCCGCAGCACGCCATCGCCAAGCGGCAGATGCACGCCTTCGGCGGCATGATCAGCGTCGAGCTTGACCGGGATCTCGCCGGCACCAAGCGCTTCCTCGAGCGCGTGCGCCTGTTCACGCTGGCCGAGAGCCTCGGCGGCGTCGAGAGCCTGATCGAGCATCCGGCGACGATGACGCATGCCTCGATCCCGCTGGCCCAGCGCGAGGCGATCGGCATCACCGACGGTCTCGTGCGCTTCTCGGCCGGTATCGAGGCGGCCGACGACCTGATCGCCGACATCGCGCAGGCCCTTCTCTGACGCATCTGCGCGACAGGAAACCGGCATCGCCGCGCGAAGGGTGACGTAACGGCAACTCTGGTGTAGAAATAGATCCTTCGACATCGGGGAAATCATGTCTGAAACCGACACGCCATCGCG
Coding sequences within:
- a CDS encoding cystathionine gamma-synthase, which translates into the protein MNKPEKTNRLAFETRTIHGGQSHDPLTGAVMVPIYATSTYAQESPGVHKGFEYGRSQNPTRFAFERAVADLESGTAGFAFASGLAAIATTLELLSAGDHIIATDDLYGGTFRLLDKVRKRTANLDVTFVDFTDLAAVEAAIRPETKLLWVETPTNPLLRIIDLEAVATLAKRRGLITVADNTFASPYIQRPLEFGIDIVVHSTTKYLNGHSDMIGGTVVVGSNQAIVDQIRFLQNAIGAISGPFDSFLALRGLKTLALRMQRHSENGLAIAKWLEARPDVKRVIYPGLESHPQHAIAKRQMHAFGGMISVELDRDLAGTKRFLERVRLFTLAESLGGVESLIEHPATMTHASIPLAQREAIGITDGLVRFSAGIEAADDLIADIAQALL